GCAGCCGTCACCATTTTAGGTTCTATTGCGGTGGCTTTTTTAGTGCAGTTATCTGGCACAGGCTTTACGGCTAGCGTTTTGCTGGCGGCCGGTGGGCTGGGCTTAGCGACTGAGGCAATAGCCGCCGCCGGTGGTAGTGCTGGTGCCGGTGGTAGTGCCGTTAGTTGCGCGCTGATGTCGGCAATATCATTAACAGGTGCAGCAATATCAATTTCAGCTGCGCTCACGTTCATCGCCAAAATAACGCCCAGTGCACACAGCGCTGAGGTTAATTGTTCCATACTTCTAGAGACTCCAGTGCCCTTGGAGAACAAGCGGGTAATACGCGGCAGCATTTTAAAGCGGCTACTACGCGCGGCCAGTACCGTAGCCAGCCTTAACTCTAATTCAGAAATACTGGCTAGGCTGTTGGCGTAAAGTTTGGCGCTGCCGCAGTGCTGTACGGCAATATCATCGCAGGCGTGTTCACGTTCAACATCAATCATTTTGGATACCCACAGTACGGCAGGGTTAAAGAAGTACAGAAGGCGAACCAAACTCTGGATGGCATTTACCAGGTAATCGTTACGTCGTATGTGGGCGAGTTCGTGCAACAGTAGAGCCTCAACCTGCTCGTTGGTTAGTGAAGTGAGCAGGCCAATAGGCAATAAAATGACCGGTTTAAAATGGCCGATAACGCAAATACTGCCAATACGGACTGAGTTTTTTAATTGCACAACTTTATGAATATCTAACTGTTCGGCTAACTGTTGGCAGCGTTCAGCCCACTGCGGTTGAACGGGCTCGCAGTTTTGGTTTTTGAGTGCAAGCGCGTAAATAAAGTCGCGTAAATAACAATAGGCTTGAATGCAAAAACCCAATACCCACACCAGCATAATAGTACCGATATGACTATTCAATAATTGGTAAAAGTGTTCGAAGAAGCTGCCGGGGTAAGACAGGAATACGCTGGTATTGGCTCGATGCATTGCGGCGTCTGCCAGTTGAATACTGCTGTATAGATGGCTGAAGGTGGCGATACTGATAGCAACACAAATCAATAACGCGGCAATACCCATTAAGTAACGTAAATGTGCCGAGTGATTACGGTTAATGTACAGGGTAATGGCGAGAACAACGGCTACCAAGCCACACTGCCAGAGTGAGTGAACCATCGTCCACACGAACGCGTAGGCTGTATGGCCGTCTAATAGGCTGGCGATGCTGTTCATGTTACTCATCCTCAATTTGATTGAGATACGCTCGAATTTCGTCGAGCTCTTCTTTGCTTACCTTGGCGTTACCCAGTACCTGTACCACCAACTGGCTACTGGACCCCCCAAAGGTGTTGTCGATAAAACGTGACAGCAGTTTATTTTTTGTAGCCCGCTCCTGAATCGCCGGAAAATACACATGGCTGCGCCCGTCTAAGCGTCTGTCCAATAGCCCCTTTTGCGCCATCACCTGCATGGCCTTGAGCGTAGTGGTGTAACCAATATCGCGTTGCTGGCTTAGGTGCGTGTGTACTTCCTGAACACGACTTTCGCCGGATTGCCAAAGAATATTGAGAATTTCCAGTTCGGCTTGGGTGGGGTTGGGCACGGGTGCTCCTCTTCGTACGACTATGTTGATCTGACTTACTACGGCGGTTGTCGTAGCAAGTGTGTACGAGGGTTATCGTAGATGCAAGTAGGATTTTTTGTTGTGTTTGCGTTTGTCGCGAAACTGACGGCTAAAAATTTATAACCTATTGATTTTATTAGGGTATTATTTTTGTGAATTACCGGGCAATAGACTCTGGGTGTTACTTATTTTAACCGCTGATATAACCAAGCGTCGTCAGCGCTAGCTTGTTCCTTGTGCTCAGCTAATCGTGAAAACACCCGGTACGCAAGTGCCGTGAAGCCGTAAAAGATTAAATTCTGAAGCCCAGTAATTAAGGTGAAACCAACAATAGGGCCTGTTTTAATTCCTCCAGTTTTGGCAGCAATCGTTGTCGGTTCTCTTCCCCTATACGTAACATAAGTTTTTGTGTGGTCGGTAAGGCTTCCAGTTTGGGGTCAAGAAATTGGTACTGCACGCTGGTCAGTATTAATTCAGGTTCACCCTCCAGCTTTGGTGTAGCGAGAAAGCTGTCTAGGGCGCCGAGCACCGCCGAGTGAAATTGCTCAGGACCTTCCCCTAGTTCACTGTAAGCCTGCTGTAGTATTGGGTAATAGGTTTCGTAGGCTTTTACGACGGTACTTATGTTCATGTTTTCGGCAACGCTAATATAGGTAGCGTAGCGCTGTTGGTTGGTGCCAGGGTTTTTAAACACAGCGGTCTGAATAACGCCGTCTTCTGGGTTACTCGCGGCAACCTTGGCCATGCGTCCAATGGCCTGAGCTTTAAAGGTAGAATTGGGGCCATTGAGAGGCCGATACTGAGG
The Teredinibacter franksiae DNA segment above includes these coding regions:
- a CDS encoding M56 family metallopeptidase, encoding MNSIASLLDGHTAYAFVWTMVHSLWQCGLVAVVLAITLYINRNHSAHLRYLMGIAALLICVAISIATFSHLYSSIQLADAAMHRANTSVFLSYPGSFFEHFYQLLNSHIGTIMLVWVLGFCIQAYCYLRDFIYALALKNQNCEPVQPQWAERCQQLAEQLDIHKVVQLKNSVRIGSICVIGHFKPVILLPIGLLTSLTNEQVEALLLHELAHIRRNDYLVNAIQSLVRLLYFFNPAVLWVSKMIDVEREHACDDIAVQHCGSAKLYANSLASISELELRLATVLAARSSRFKMLPRITRLFSKGTGVSRSMEQLTSALCALGVILAMNVSAAEIDIAAPVNDIADISAQLTALPPAPALPPAAAIASVAKPSPPAASKTLAVKPVPDNCTKKATAIEPKMVTAAAIPSTILATPSIDYAIKRKALALPVQAKPLQFADAGTSQTAPPAVPATARQMPLEKVGSLEFDELYVSNRMSLPITHKIYLSDVPVEFADVWNSKHGTDTSHYYREQVKREYGATLKRTLTEALTKVGWEVVATPQKDALNLNARLHTLFISAPETTGLKHSIVAQVGQSGIELIFSNPQQQPIMKIVDYRATKDSSASPTVANRATNRRYFRILMESWSEDAADYLQNLMNFAESQQGQ
- a CDS encoding DUF3014 domain-containing protein, whose protein sequence is MHDNEGELGDLELNERNTEETLEVRQKPHRSRLPLLIFLLLLFAASATAVYFFVFAEQPTPPTAIVVAPTTEPTPAPIPTLAPTPDPLAQSAAPTPTPTPTPIPLPLLNKSDDEIRQQIDNLQLSTIAELLTPEEIVRKFVRAVYNLGQGKIVPQYRPLNGPNSTFKAQAIGRMAKVAASNPEDGVIQTAVFKNPGTNQQRYATYISVAENMNISTVVKAYETYYPILQQAYSELGEGPEQFHSAVLGALDSFLATPKLEGEPELILTSVQYQFLDPKLEALPTTQKLMLRIGEENRQRLLPKLEELKQALLLVSP
- a CDS encoding BlaI/MecI/CopY family transcriptional regulator, which gives rise to MPNPTQAELEILNILWQSGESRVQEVHTHLSQQRDIGYTTTLKAMQVMAQKGLLDRRLDGRSHVYFPAIQERATKNKLLSRFIDNTFGGSSSQLVVQVLGNAKVSKEELDEIRAYLNQIEDE